In Zingiber officinale cultivar Zhangliang chromosome 6A, Zo_v1.1, whole genome shotgun sequence, a single genomic region encodes these proteins:
- the LOC121995697 gene encoding probable protein phosphatase 2C 10 isoform X3, with translation MEDYHVAKFIHMRGQELGLFAIFDGHLGNNVPAYLQKHLFSNILKEEEFWTNPDVAISEAYQKTDRAILSHSPDLGRGGSTSVTAILINGTKLCIANIGDSRAVLAKGQQVLQMTVDHDPNTERGSIENRGGFVSNMPGDVPRVNGQLAVSRAFGDKSLKSHLRSDPDICCLNITSETELLILASDGIWKVMSNEEAVAIAKRFKDPQSAARQLTTEALTRDSKDDISCVVVQFRS, from the exons ATGGAAGATTATCATGTTGCTAAGTTCATTCATATGAGAGGACAGGAACTTGGTCTATTTGCTATATTCGATGGCCACTTGGGGAATAATGTACCTGCCTATTTACAAAAGCATCTATTTTCAAACATTTTGAAAGAG GAAGAATTTTGGACGAATCCAGATGTAGCTATTTCAGAAGCCTACCAAAAGACCGATAGGGCAATTCTTTCACACAGTCCTGATCTTGGTCGAGGCGGATCAACTTCTGTTACTGCAATCCTCATCAATGGCACAAAGTTATGCATAGCTAATATCGGTGACTCGAGAGCAGTTCTTGCAAAAGGTCAACAAGTGTTACAAATGACAGTTGATCATGATCCCAACACTGAGCGTGGAAGCATTGAGAATAGAGGAGGTTTCGTATCGAACATGCCAG GTGACGTCCCAAGGGTTAATGGCCAGTTAGCTGTGTCGCGTGCTTTTGGAGACAAGAGTTTGAAATCACATTTACGGTCCGATCCTGATATTTGTTGTTTAAACATTACATCAGAAACAGAGCTACTCATCCTTGCTAGTGATGGTATATGGAAG GTCATGAGCAATGAAGAGGCAGTCGCGATTGCCAAAAGGTTTAAGGATCCACAATCCGCGGCAAGACAATTGACCACCGAGGCATTGACTAGAGACAGCAAAGATGACATTTCATGTGTTGTTGTACAATTCAGATCATAA
- the LOC121995697 gene encoding probable protein phosphatase 2C 9 isoform X1 — protein MGWLCCFRGSSSRFAGSSADAGKGRSSNSRAKISYGFSLVKGKTNHPMEDYHVAKFIHMRGQELGLFAIFDGHLGNNVPAYLQKHLFSNILKEEEFWTNPDVAISEAYQKTDRAILSHSPDLGRGGSTSVTAILINGTKLCIANIGDSRAVLAKGQQVLQMTVDHDPNTERGSIENRGGFVSNMPGDVPRVNGQLAVSRAFGDKSLKSHLRSDPDICCLNITSETELLILASDGIWKVMSNEEAVAIAKRFKDPQSAARQLTTEALTRDSKDDISCVVVQFRS, from the exons ATGGGCTGGTTATGCTGCTTCAGAGGTTCTTCCTCTAGG TTTGCAGGTTCTTCAGCTGATGCTGGTAAAGGGAGAAGCTCTAATAGCCGCGCAAAAATCAGTTATGGATTTAGCCTTGTTAAGGGGAAAACAAACCATCCTATGGAAGATTATCATGTTGCTAAGTTCATTCATATGAGAGGACAGGAACTTGGTCTATTTGCTATATTCGATGGCCACTTGGGGAATAATGTACCTGCCTATTTACAAAAGCATCTATTTTCAAACATTTTGAAAGAG GAAGAATTTTGGACGAATCCAGATGTAGCTATTTCAGAAGCCTACCAAAAGACCGATAGGGCAATTCTTTCACACAGTCCTGATCTTGGTCGAGGCGGATCAACTTCTGTTACTGCAATCCTCATCAATGGCACAAAGTTATGCATAGCTAATATCGGTGACTCGAGAGCAGTTCTTGCAAAAGGTCAACAAGTGTTACAAATGACAGTTGATCATGATCCCAACACTGAGCGTGGAAGCATTGAGAATAGAGGAGGTTTCGTATCGAACATGCCAG GTGACGTCCCAAGGGTTAATGGCCAGTTAGCTGTGTCGCGTGCTTTTGGAGACAAGAGTTTGAAATCACATTTACGGTCCGATCCTGATATTTGTTGTTTAAACATTACATCAGAAACAGAGCTACTCATCCTTGCTAGTGATGGTATATGGAAG GTCATGAGCAATGAAGAGGCAGTCGCGATTGCCAAAAGGTTTAAGGATCCACAATCCGCGGCAAGACAATTGACCACCGAGGCATTGACTAGAGACAGCAAAGATGACATTTCATGTGTTGTTGTACAATTCAGATCATAA
- the LOC121995697 gene encoding probable protein phosphatase 2C 10 isoform X2 — protein sequence MGWLCCFRGSSSRFAGSSADAGKGRSSNSRAKISYGFSLVKGKTNHPMEDYHVAKFIHMRGQELGLFAIFDGHLGNNVPAYLQKHLFSNILKEEEFWTNPDVAISEAYQKTDRAILSHSPDLGRGGSTSVTAILINGTKLCIANIGDSRAVLAKGQQVLQMTVDHDPNTERGSIENRGGFVSNMPGDVPRVNGQLAVSRAFGDKSLKSHLRSDPDICCLNITSETELLILASDGHEQ from the exons ATGGGCTGGTTATGCTGCTTCAGAGGTTCTTCCTCTAGG TTTGCAGGTTCTTCAGCTGATGCTGGTAAAGGGAGAAGCTCTAATAGCCGCGCAAAAATCAGTTATGGATTTAGCCTTGTTAAGGGGAAAACAAACCATCCTATGGAAGATTATCATGTTGCTAAGTTCATTCATATGAGAGGACAGGAACTTGGTCTATTTGCTATATTCGATGGCCACTTGGGGAATAATGTACCTGCCTATTTACAAAAGCATCTATTTTCAAACATTTTGAAAGAG GAAGAATTTTGGACGAATCCAGATGTAGCTATTTCAGAAGCCTACCAAAAGACCGATAGGGCAATTCTTTCACACAGTCCTGATCTTGGTCGAGGCGGATCAACTTCTGTTACTGCAATCCTCATCAATGGCACAAAGTTATGCATAGCTAATATCGGTGACTCGAGAGCAGTTCTTGCAAAAGGTCAACAAGTGTTACAAATGACAGTTGATCATGATCCCAACACTGAGCGTGGAAGCATTGAGAATAGAGGAGGTTTCGTATCGAACATGCCAG GTGACGTCCCAAGGGTTAATGGCCAGTTAGCTGTGTCGCGTGCTTTTGGAGACAAGAGTTTGAAATCACATTTACGGTCCGATCCTGATATTTGTTGTTTAAACATTACATCAGAAACAGAGCTACTCATCCTTGCTAGTGATG GTCATGAGCAATGA